A genomic region of Leptolyngbya sp. NIES-2104 contains the following coding sequences:
- a CDS encoding sensor histidine kinase, whose product MELTELQDRIQQLEKENRILQKKLQRSQASRIELELINDRKEALLRTTIEDLQASRTTIQNNHEKLQHQAQELERTLSELKWTQAQLVQSEKMSGLGQLVAGVAHEINNPINFIYGNLLHARQYAHSLMQLIQAYQSQAPIDEINTLIEDIDLPFVLEDFLHVLRSMQTGAERIEEIVGLLRTFSRLDEAELKVVDLHEGLDSTLMILGSRLNSKIEVIKHYGELPKIECYASAFNQVLLNLLSNAIDALKHRDHPKIMIRTSATPHQIQIEITDNGIGIPQHLQAKIFDPFFTTKPIGQGTGLGLSIAYQIITEQHHGRLQCESVVNQGTTFWIELPLSD is encoded by the coding sequence ATGGAACTCACCGAGCTTCAAGATCGCATTCAGCAGCTTGAAAAAGAAAATCGCATCTTGCAGAAAAAATTGCAGCGATCGCAAGCGAGTCGGATTGAATTAGAACTGATCAACGATCGCAAAGAAGCACTGTTGAGAACGACGATCGAGGATTTGCAAGCGTCTCGTACCACCATTCAGAACAATCACGAAAAACTCCAGCATCAAGCACAAGAGCTAGAGCGAACATTGTCCGAACTCAAATGGACTCAGGCGCAACTCGTTCAAAGCGAAAAGATGTCGGGTCTGGGTCAATTAGTCGCGGGAGTTGCCCATGAGATTAATAACCCGATTAATTTCATTTATGGGAATTTGCTACACGCTCGACAGTATGCACACAGCTTAATGCAACTCATTCAAGCGTATCAATCTCAAGCCCCGATCGACGAAATTAATACCCTGATCGAAGACATTGATCTTCCCTTTGTCCTGGAAGATTTTTTGCACGTTCTACGATCGATGCAAACCGGAGCCGAACGCATCGAAGAAATTGTCGGATTGCTGAGAACCTTTTCCCGCCTTGATGAAGCTGAACTCAAGGTCGTCGATTTGCATGAAGGCTTAGATAGTACGTTGATGATTTTGGGATCGCGCTTGAACTCCAAGATTGAGGTGATTAAACACTATGGAGAATTGCCAAAAATTGAATGTTACGCGTCAGCATTCAACCAAGTTCTACTGAATTTGCTCAGTAATGCGATCGATGCACTCAAACATCGTGATCACCCCAAAATCATGATTCGCACCTCCGCAACACCTCATCAGATCCAAATCGAAATCACCGATAACGGAATCGGAATTCCTCAGCACCTTCAGGCGAAGATTTTTGATCCATTTTTTACAACAAAACCGATTGGTCAAGGCACTGGATTAGGATTATCGATCGCTTATCAAATTATCACCGAACAGCATCACGGCAGATTGCAGTGTGAATCGGTCGTGAACCAAGGCACCACTTTTTGGATCGAATTGCCTTTGTCTGATTAA
- a CDS encoding FIST signal transduction protein, with protein MLKAVFGHSDDPDSNSAIAEVITQCQAQLNGLTPQAGLLFAAYDFDHALILQTIDQAFPNLELIGCTSDAEISDTLRFQQDSIVLTLFCSDEIEIRAGVGRNMSQDMKAAAQSAVDQAKSDRLARLCIAVPDGLSGDGVVVLEGLQSVLGQHFPIFGGMATDDYRFEATYQFYKTEVLTDSVPILLFYGETLKFSHGVSSGWQPISTAGQVTQAQGHEIYTIDNQPALAFYKQQLGGLDPVPEHPLAVFDPEDTTFYLRASRADSTGEVVNCLASVPEGSLVQVSTASHDQILTASKISTTQAMQNYPGRNPHIALIFSCVCRFKILGSRVRDEYELIRSALPDTMSCAGFYTYGELSPLSEFGQSRVHNHTLVTLVLGT; from the coding sequence ATGCTGAAAGCCGTTTTTGGACATAGTGACGATCCGGATTCAAACAGCGCGATCGCAGAAGTTATTACTCAATGTCAAGCACAACTCAATGGATTGACTCCTCAAGCTGGACTCCTGTTTGCTGCCTACGACTTTGATCACGCGCTGATTCTCCAAACCATTGATCAAGCTTTTCCAAATCTAGAATTGATTGGCTGCACGAGCGATGCTGAGATTTCTGATACGTTGCGATTTCAGCAAGACTCGATCGTCCTAACACTCTTTTGCTCAGACGAAATCGAAATTCGAGCGGGAGTTGGACGAAACATGAGTCAGGATATGAAAGCCGCCGCTCAAAGTGCGGTTGATCAAGCAAAAAGCGATCGACTCGCTCGCCTCTGTATTGCGGTTCCAGATGGATTAAGTGGCGATGGTGTGGTTGTTTTAGAAGGGCTGCAATCGGTACTAGGACAGCATTTTCCCATCTTTGGAGGAATGGCAACCGACGATTATCGTTTTGAAGCAACCTATCAATTTTATAAAACTGAAGTGCTGACAGATTCCGTCCCGATCCTGCTGTTTTACGGTGAGACGCTGAAATTTTCGCATGGCGTGTCGAGTGGATGGCAACCGATTAGCACTGCTGGACAAGTGACTCAGGCACAAGGACACGAGATTTATACGATCGATAATCAGCCTGCTCTAGCCTTCTACAAGCAGCAACTAGGCGGTTTAGATCCCGTTCCTGAGCATCCTCTCGCTGTGTTTGATCCAGAAGATACCACCTTTTACTTACGGGCATCTCGCGCTGATTCAACAGGTGAAGTCGTGAACTGTCTAGCAAGTGTTCCTGAAGGTTCGCTCGTTCAAGTCAGCACAGCCAGCCACGATCAGATTTTGACAGCTTCTAAGATTTCGACCACTCAAGCCATGCAGAACTATCCCGGTCGCAACCCGCACATTGCTCTAATTTTTAGCTGTGTTTGTCGCTTCAAAATCCTCGGTAGTCGGGTACGAGATGAGTACGAATTGATTCGATCGGCTCTCCCTGACACGATGAGTTGCGCTGGATTCTACACGTACGGGGAGCTTTCACCTTTAAGCGAATTTGGTCAGAGTCGGGTGCATAATCATACGCTTGTGACGCTCGTTCTAGGAACTTGA